Proteins from a single region of Nocardioides anomalus:
- a CDS encoding pseudouridine-5'-phosphate glycosidase, translating into MIQLTDEVRTALEEGRPVVALESTIISHGMPYPQNVAMATEVEGIVREHGAVPATIAVLGGVPRVGLSPDDLELLASDPSVVKVSVRDLPTVIARGAHGATTVAATMRLAHLAGIRVFVTGGLGGVHRGAETSFDVSADLTELSTTPVCVVSAGVKSILDIGLTLEKLETLGVPVLVDGADEFPSFYSRGSGFPAPLRADGPDEIARTLDAAWSLGLTSGVVVAHPVPEADEIPADEISAVIDRALADLDERGISGRDATPYLLGRIVELTDGRSLVANIALVRENARVGARIAVAYAAL; encoded by the coding sequence GTGATCCAGCTGACCGACGAGGTGCGCACGGCGCTCGAGGAGGGGCGACCGGTCGTCGCCCTGGAGAGCACGATCATCAGCCACGGGATGCCCTACCCACAGAACGTCGCGATGGCCACCGAGGTCGAGGGCATCGTCCGTGAGCACGGCGCCGTCCCCGCGACGATCGCGGTGCTCGGCGGCGTGCCGCGCGTCGGCCTCTCCCCCGACGACCTCGAGCTGCTGGCCAGCGACCCCTCCGTGGTCAAGGTCAGCGTCCGCGACCTGCCCACCGTCATCGCCCGGGGCGCGCACGGCGCCACCACCGTCGCCGCCACCATGCGCCTCGCGCACCTGGCCGGCATCCGCGTCTTCGTCACCGGCGGCCTGGGCGGCGTGCACCGCGGCGCCGAGACCTCCTTCGACGTCTCGGCCGACCTCACCGAGCTCTCGACCACCCCGGTCTGCGTGGTCAGCGCCGGCGTGAAGTCGATCCTCGACATCGGCCTGACCCTGGAGAAGCTCGAGACCCTCGGCGTGCCCGTGCTGGTCGACGGCGCCGACGAGTTCCCGTCCTTCTACTCCCGCGGCTCCGGTTTCCCCGCGCCCCTGCGCGCCGACGGCCCCGACGAGATCGCCCGCACCCTCGACGCCGCCTGGTCGCTCGGCCTCACCTCCGGCGTCGTCGTCGCCCACCCCGTCCCCGAGGCCGACGAGATCCCCGCCGACGAGATCTCGGCCGTCATCGACCGGGCCCTCGCCGACCTCGACGAGCGCGGCATCTCCGGGCGCGACGCCACGCCGTACCTCCTCGGGCGCATCGTCGAGCTCACCGACGGCCGCAGCCTGGTCGCCAACATCGCCCTGGTCCGCGAGAACGCCCGCGTCGGCGCCCGGATCGCCGTGGCGTACGCCGCGCTGTAG
- a CDS encoding carbohydrate kinase family protein: protein MAEPLVVVVGGANVDVKARTTAPLVDATSNPGVVLRSPGGVGRNVAENLARLGSRVALVSTVGNDPDGDWLLAQTAAAGVDVAPVLRGGATGRYVAVLDHTGDLAVGVSDMAATDSLGPDALDHDLLRAADLVVLDGNLPATTIDAALDVADRVVVDPVSVAKAARIAPLFRPERPVFAVTPNAHELRALGSVAALHGHGVEVVWVRRGAEGSELHPASSGPVWLAAPVVDPVDVTGAGDALLAAFCHALLRGVSLEDAAAYGHRAAALTVADPHTVVPDLSARMAR, encoded by the coding sequence GTGGCCGAGCCTCTCGTCGTGGTGGTCGGCGGTGCCAACGTCGACGTCAAGGCCCGCACCACCGCTCCCCTGGTCGACGCGACCTCCAACCCCGGCGTCGTGCTGCGCTCCCCCGGCGGCGTGGGGCGCAACGTGGCCGAGAACCTGGCGCGCCTGGGCTCCCGGGTCGCGCTGGTCTCCACCGTGGGCAACGACCCGGACGGCGACTGGCTGCTCGCGCAGACCGCGGCGGCGGGCGTCGACGTCGCGCCCGTGCTGCGGGGTGGGGCCACGGGGCGCTACGTCGCCGTGCTCGACCACACCGGCGACCTCGCCGTCGGGGTCTCCGACATGGCCGCCACCGACTCGCTCGGCCCGGACGCGCTCGACCACGACCTGCTGCGCGCGGCCGACCTGGTCGTCCTGGACGGCAACCTGCCGGCCACCACCATCGACGCCGCGCTCGACGTGGCGGACCGGGTCGTGGTCGACCCGGTGAGCGTGGCCAAGGCCGCGCGGATCGCGCCGCTGTTCCGCCCCGAGCGGCCGGTGTTCGCGGTGACGCCGAACGCCCACGAGCTGCGGGCGCTCGGCTCGGTCGCCGCGCTGCACGGCCACGGCGTCGAGGTCGTCTGGGTGCGGCGGGGGGCCGAGGGGTCCGAGCTGCACCCGGCGTCCTCGGGCCCGGTGTGGCTGGCCGCACCGGTCGTGGACCCCGTCGACGTGACCGGCGCCGGCGACGCCCTGCTCGCGGCGTTCTGCCACGCGCTGCTGCGCGGCGTCTCGCTGGAGGACGCGGCGGCGTACGGCCACCGCGCGGCCGCGCTCACCGTGGCCGACCCGCACACCGTCGTGCCCGACCTCTCGGCGAGGATGGCGCGGTGA
- a CDS encoding RecQ family ATP-dependent DNA helicase, producing MGRRSGARIAREVFGHEHLHPGQEEAIRALGKGLDVLLVAPTGAGKSLVYQVAGVASGGLTLVVSPLLALQQDQLDHLDGLGPETTAARLSSAESRKHQEEVLERAEAGELRFLFLAPEQLARDEVRRRLAKAEPVLAAVDEAHCVSSWGHDFRPDYLRLRPMLEEVGGPVTVALTATAAAPVRDDIAERLLRQPTLLVTGFLRDNLALSVHHVADGAGQDHAVLDLVAEQPADAAGIVYCRTRREADELAGALAERTGREVAAYHAGLSDKVRTQVQEAFMEEGGGLDLVVATSAFGMGVDKPDVRFVVHHRAPESPDTYYQEIGRAGRDGEPATAVLVHRPEDLALGRFFSSGVPKEKDVAKVLASAQALDSTEPGPVAERAGLGARKAARILDLHGQAQLHSDVADPVDAVVQLAEARRALDRSRVDMVREYAETRRCRMEFLLAYFGEPDRSLCGQCDNCRAGVATEPEAAGGPYAVGARVAHQEFGSGLVTDVEDDRLTVLFDDVGYRTLSLKVIEEHHLLG from the coding sequence GTGGGGAGACGGTCAGGCGCGCGCATCGCACGCGAGGTGTTCGGGCACGAGCACCTCCACCCGGGTCAGGAGGAGGCCATCCGTGCCCTGGGGAAGGGCCTGGACGTGCTGCTCGTGGCGCCGACCGGCGCCGGCAAGTCGCTGGTCTACCAGGTCGCCGGGGTCGCGTCCGGTGGGCTGACCCTCGTGGTCTCGCCGCTGCTCGCGCTCCAGCAGGACCAGCTCGACCACCTCGATGGGCTCGGCCCGGAGACCACCGCGGCCCGGCTCAGCTCGGCGGAGAGCAGGAAGCACCAGGAGGAGGTGCTCGAGCGGGCCGAGGCGGGTGAGCTGCGGTTCCTCTTCCTCGCCCCCGAGCAGCTGGCCCGCGACGAGGTGCGCCGGCGCCTGGCCAAGGCCGAGCCGGTCCTGGCCGCGGTCGACGAGGCGCACTGCGTCTCCTCGTGGGGCCACGACTTCCGCCCCGACTACCTGCGGCTGCGGCCGATGCTGGAGGAGGTGGGCGGACCGGTCACCGTGGCGCTCACCGCGACCGCGGCCGCACCGGTGCGCGACGACATCGCCGAGCGGCTGCTGCGCCAGCCGACCCTGCTCGTGACCGGCTTCCTGCGCGACAACCTCGCGCTCTCGGTGCACCACGTCGCCGACGGCGCCGGCCAGGACCACGCGGTGCTCGACCTGGTGGCCGAGCAGCCCGCGGACGCGGCGGGCATCGTCTACTGCCGGACCCGCCGTGAGGCCGACGAGCTGGCCGGGGCGCTGGCCGAGCGGACCGGCCGCGAGGTCGCGGCGTACCACGCCGGGCTGTCCGACAAGGTGCGCACCCAGGTCCAGGAGGCGTTCATGGAGGAGGGCGGCGGGCTCGACCTGGTGGTCGCGACCTCGGCCTTCGGGATGGGCGTGGACAAGCCCGACGTGCGCTTCGTGGTCCACCACCGTGCGCCGGAGTCGCCGGACACCTACTACCAGGAGATCGGCCGCGCCGGCCGCGACGGCGAGCCCGCGACGGCGGTGCTGGTGCACCGGCCCGAGGACCTCGCCCTCGGTCGCTTCTTCTCCTCCGGGGTGCCCAAGGAGAAGGACGTGGCCAAGGTGCTCGCCTCCGCCCAGGCGCTGGACTCCACCGAGCCCGGTCCGGTGGCCGAGCGCGCCGGACTCGGAGCGCGGAAGGCGGCGCGGATCCTCGACCTGCACGGGCAGGCGCAGCTCCACTCCGACGTGGCCGACCCGGTCGACGCCGTGGTGCAGCTGGCCGAGGCGCGCCGGGCCCTGGACCGCTCGCGCGTCGACATGGTCCGGGAGTACGCCGAGACCCGGCGCTGCCGGATGGAGTTCCTGCTGGCCTACTTCGGCGAGCCCGACCGCTCGCTGTGCGGGCAGTGCGACAACTGCCGAGCCGGGGTGGCCACCGAGCCGGAGGCCGCCGGTGGGCCGTACGCCGTCGGTGCGCGCGTGGCCCACCAGGAGTTCGGCAGCGGCCTGGTGACCGACGTCGAGGACGACCGGCTCACCGTGCTGTTCGACGACGTCGGCTACCGCACGCTGTCGCTCAAGGTCATCGAGGAGCACCACCTGCTGGGCTGA
- a CDS encoding alpha/beta fold hydrolase produces the protein MEPEELSVALPDVDLACLAWGPADRPLVVALHGFPDTAWTWRHLGPHLAARGHRVVAPFLRGYAPSALGTSHHVGALMADAVGLFERLGGDERAVLVGHDWGAITANALGAHPDSPYRRVVTMAVPPLGAMAGAPLRLAPRQLRLSWYTLFHQLPALPEATVDRWLPALWRRWSPGHDAREDVARVRAAWPTRAHVRAAIGYYRALRAPWRLAPEHRRWARTLQGVPTVPALVLHGADDGCLQVRYAEHAAARLPTSASFVRVEGAGHFLQLEQPALVDRLVADFLSPAGGAPR, from the coding sequence GTGGAGCCGGAGGAGCTCAGTGTCGCGCTGCCCGACGTCGACCTGGCCTGCCTGGCCTGGGGGCCGGCGGACAGGCCCCTGGTGGTGGCGCTGCACGGCTTCCCCGACACCGCGTGGACCTGGCGGCACCTCGGCCCACACCTGGCCGCGCGCGGGCACCGGGTGGTGGCGCCCTTCCTGCGCGGCTACGCACCCAGCGCGCTCGGGACCAGCCACCACGTCGGCGCGCTCATGGCCGACGCGGTCGGACTGTTCGAGCGGCTCGGCGGCGACGAGCGCGCCGTGCTGGTGGGACACGACTGGGGCGCGATCACCGCGAACGCCCTCGGGGCGCACCCCGACTCGCCGTACCGCCGGGTCGTGACCATGGCCGTCCCGCCGCTCGGCGCGATGGCCGGGGCGCCGCTGCGGCTGGCGCCGCGGCAGCTGCGGCTGAGCTGGTACACGCTCTTCCACCAGCTCCCGGCCCTCCCCGAGGCCACCGTGGACCGGTGGCTGCCGGCGCTGTGGCGGCGGTGGTCGCCGGGGCACGACGCACGCGAGGACGTGGCGCGGGTCCGCGCCGCCTGGCCCACCCGGGCGCACGTGCGCGCGGCGATCGGCTACTACCGGGCGCTGCGGGCGCCGTGGCGGCTCGCGCCCGAGCACCGGCGGTGGGCGCGCACCCTCCAGGGCGTGCCGACGGTGCCGGCGCTGGTGCTGCACGGGGCCGACGACGGCTGCCTCCAGGTGAGGTACGCCGAGCACGCGGCCGCGCGACTGCCGACGAGCGCGTCGTTCGTGCGGGTCGAGGGCGCGGGCCACTTCCTCCAGCTCGAGCAGCCGGCACTGGTCGACCGGCTGGTGGCGGACTTCCTCAGCCCAGCAGGTGGTGCTCCTCGATGA
- a CDS encoding ATP-dependent endonuclease, giving the protein MAVPTVVLVEGESDAEAVRALAERRRASPDVRAMGGITNLARYAAELAPTHRLVGLYDAAEERYVVGGLARAGPTTAGFHRCERDLEDELIRALGAERVQEVLAAHGDLEPFRVLQRQPVQRTWSVEEQLHRFFGAGSGRKVRYGRMLVDALADDEVPAPLVAVLADALAT; this is encoded by the coding sequence GTGGCCGTCCCCACGGTCGTCCTCGTCGAGGGCGAGAGCGACGCCGAGGCGGTGCGGGCACTGGCCGAGCGGCGCCGCGCGTCGCCCGACGTGCGGGCCATGGGCGGCATCACCAACCTGGCCCGGTACGCCGCGGAGCTGGCCCCGACCCACCGGCTGGTCGGGCTGTACGACGCCGCGGAGGAGCGGTACGTCGTCGGTGGTCTCGCCCGTGCCGGCCCCACCACGGCCGGCTTCCACCGCTGCGAGAGAGATCTCGAGGACGAGCTGATCCGCGCGCTCGGCGCCGAGCGCGTGCAGGAGGTGCTGGCCGCGCACGGCGACCTCGAGCCGTTCCGGGTCCTCCAGCGCCAGCCGGTCCAGCGGACGTGGTCGGTCGAGGAGCAGCTGCACCGGTTCTTCGGGGCCGGATCGGGGCGCAAGGTGCGCTACGGGCGGATGCTGGTCGACGCGCTGGCCGACGACGAGGTGCCCGCGCCACTCGTCGCGGTGCTCGCCGACGCGCTCGCGACCTGA
- a CDS encoding putative protein N(5)-glutamine methyltransferase — protein MIGSVDLAASDVERLVARLRAAGCVFAEEEAALLGEAAADAEHLEALTRRREAGDPLEQLVGWVEFCGLRLAVAPGVFVPRQRTALLVDEAAALLRAGDVVVDLGCGVGAIAAALRARVEGLEVYAVDVDPDAVAVARRNLPPDRVLEGDLYAPLPARLRGEVAVVVANAPYVPTAAIAEMPREARDHEHRVALDGGADGLVVQRRVVAEARRWLRPGGHVLVETGRTQLDGTAAALRAAGLAVRVVTDEESGGVVARGTAYPIDGMPGPSDTA, from the coding sequence ATGATCGGCAGTGTGGACCTGGCGGCGAGCGACGTCGAGCGGCTGGTGGCGCGCCTGCGGGCGGCGGGCTGCGTCTTCGCCGAGGAGGAGGCGGCCCTGCTGGGCGAGGCGGCCGCGGACGCCGAGCACCTCGAGGCGCTGACCCGGCGTCGCGAGGCGGGCGACCCCCTCGAGCAGCTGGTGGGCTGGGTGGAGTTCTGCGGACTGCGGCTGGCGGTGGCGCCGGGGGTGTTCGTGCCGCGGCAGCGCACGGCGCTGCTGGTCGACGAGGCGGCCGCGCTGCTGCGCGCGGGCGACGTGGTCGTCGACCTCGGCTGCGGGGTGGGCGCGATCGCGGCCGCGCTCCGGGCCCGGGTCGAGGGGCTCGAGGTGTACGCCGTGGACGTGGACCCGGACGCGGTCGCGGTGGCCCGGCGCAACCTGCCGCCCGACCGGGTCCTCGAGGGCGACCTCTACGCGCCGCTGCCCGCACGGCTGCGGGGCGAGGTCGCCGTCGTGGTGGCCAACGCGCCGTACGTCCCCACCGCGGCGATCGCCGAGATGCCGCGTGAGGCGCGCGACCACGAGCACCGGGTCGCGCTCGACGGCGGCGCCGACGGCCTGGTCGTGCAGCGCCGGGTCGTGGCCGAGGCGCGGCGGTGGCTGCGGCCCGGCGGGCACGTGCTGGTGGAGACCGGGCGCACCCAGCTGGACGGCACCGCGGCGGCGCTGAGGGCGGCCGGACTGGCGGTCCGCGTGGTCACCGACGAGGAGTCGGGAGGGGTGGTCGCGCGCGGGACGGCGTACCCCATCGACGGTATGCCGGGACCCTCGGACACTGCATAG
- a CDS encoding DUF427 domain-containing protein, producing the protein MAIDLDDEDRRVLPQLRHQRLQQRVRALRGDTVVVDSTRARLVWEPRRPVASYAVPEADVLVPLEPGPAATPDDGRPVLDPRVPFAVHSAPGEVLSLRLPDGGLAVGAAYRLADPDLADHLVLDFAAFDWRDEEDARISHPRDPRHRIDVFPSARTVRIEHAGRLLAESARARWLFEGTFGFPRYYLPREDVAVPLERDPDLATACAYKGVATYWSVAGDPALSRIAWSYEEPLVDATSVRGLVCFFTERLDLSVDATPVPRPWTPWSDPD; encoded by the coding sequence ATGGCCATCGACCTCGACGACGAGGACCGCCGGGTCCTCCCGCAGCTGCGCCACCAGAGGCTCCAGCAGCGCGTCCGGGCCCTGCGCGGCGACACCGTGGTCGTCGACTCGACCCGTGCCCGGCTGGTCTGGGAGCCGCGCCGCCCGGTCGCGTCGTACGCCGTGCCGGAGGCCGACGTCCTCGTGCCGCTCGAGCCCGGCCCGGCCGCCACGCCCGACGACGGCCGCCCGGTGCTCGACCCGCGGGTGCCGTTCGCCGTGCACTCCGCGCCCGGCGAGGTGCTGTCCCTGCGGCTGCCGGACGGCGGGCTGGCCGTGGGCGCGGCGTACCGGCTGGCCGACCCGGACCTCGCCGACCACCTGGTGCTCGACTTCGCGGCCTTCGACTGGCGCGACGAGGAGGACGCGCGGATCAGCCACCCGCGCGACCCGCGGCACCGCATCGACGTCTTCCCCAGTGCGCGGACCGTGCGCATCGAGCACGCCGGCCGGCTCCTGGCCGAGAGCGCGCGGGCCCGGTGGCTGTTCGAGGGCACCTTCGGGTTCCCCCGCTACTACCTGCCGCGCGAGGACGTGGCCGTGCCCCTCGAGCGGGACCCGGACCTGGCCACGGCGTGCGCCTACAAGGGGGTCGCGACGTACTGGTCGGTCGCCGGCGACCCGGCCCTGAGCCGGATCGCGTGGAGCTACGAGGAGCCGCTGGTCGACGCGACGTCGGTGCGCGGCCTGGTCTGCTTCTTCACCGAGCGGCTCGACCTGTCGGTCGACGCGACCCCGGTGCCTCGGCCGTGGACCCCGTGGAGCGATCCCGACTGA
- a CDS encoding GtrA family protein, with the protein MVDATLVRFAVISLGTYALDLAVLTALHGGLGWPLPLALSTGYAVAFATNYLLNRVLNFRSREPIGPESLRYVVVVAVNFAVFLLGGTTLLAALGVPYQPARLVAGACEGVFTYCAMRWFVFSRDRSTGSTAEAPGSRRPTGRAAR; encoded by the coding sequence GTGGTCGACGCGACGCTGGTGCGCTTCGCCGTCATCAGCCTCGGCACCTACGCGCTGGACCTGGCCGTCCTCACCGCGCTGCACGGCGGGCTCGGCTGGCCGCTGCCGCTCGCGCTGAGCACCGGGTACGCCGTCGCGTTCGCCACGAACTACCTGCTCAACCGGGTGCTGAACTTCCGCTCGCGCGAGCCGATCGGCCCCGAGAGCCTGCGCTACGTCGTGGTGGTTGCGGTCAACTTCGCCGTCTTCCTGCTCGGCGGCACGACGCTGCTGGCCGCGCTCGGCGTGCCCTACCAGCCGGCGCGGCTCGTGGCCGGGGCGTGCGAGGGCGTGTTCACCTACTGCGCGATGCGGTGGTTCGTCTTCAGTCGGGATCGCTCCACGGGGTCCACGGCCGAGGCACCGGGGTCGCGTCGACCGACAGGTCGAGCCGCTCGGTGA
- a CDS encoding DUF3817 domain-containing protein — protein MKRSGPHQVLLLLYALFTLAAGARSIVQLATRADEAPLAYALSLVAAVTYALGWVAIRRAADGDTGFASRMLWVELGGVLAVGTLSLLAPDWFPDATVWSEYGVGYGFVPAVLPVAGLLWLRANDPAHAHEDPVVTAFRVVAFAEAVSWAGLLTGMFFKYVVDAGERGVQVFGPIHGTVFLCYVVVTLVAWRRLHWSLPVALVGLAASIPPFCTVLFEEWVRRRSRTFTRSA, from the coding sequence GTGAAGCGCTCCGGGCCGCACCAGGTCCTGCTCCTGCTCTACGCGCTGTTCACCCTGGCCGCGGGCGCCCGCTCGATCGTGCAGCTGGCCACCCGGGCCGACGAGGCTCCGCTGGCCTACGCGCTCTCGCTGGTCGCCGCGGTCACCTACGCGCTCGGGTGGGTGGCCATCCGGCGCGCCGCCGACGGCGACACCGGGTTCGCGTCGCGGATGCTCTGGGTCGAGCTCGGCGGCGTGCTGGCCGTCGGCACGCTCAGCCTGCTCGCGCCGGACTGGTTCCCCGACGCCACGGTGTGGTCGGAGTACGGCGTCGGCTACGGCTTCGTGCCCGCCGTCCTGCCCGTGGCCGGGCTGCTCTGGCTGCGGGCGAACGACCCCGCCCACGCCCACGAGGACCCGGTCGTGACGGCGTTCCGCGTGGTCGCCTTCGCCGAGGCGGTCAGTTGGGCGGGGCTGCTGACCGGGATGTTCTTCAAGTACGTCGTCGACGCGGGCGAGCGCGGCGTCCAGGTCTTCGGCCCGATCCACGGCACGGTCTTCCTCTGCTACGTCGTGGTGACCCTGGTGGCCTGGCGCCGGCTGCACTGGTCGCTGCCCGTGGCGCTGGTCGGGCTGGCCGCCAGCATCCCGCCGTTCTGCACCGTGCTGTTCGAGGAGTGGGTCCGCCGGCGTTCCCGGACGTTCACCCGATCTGCCTAG
- a CDS encoding oxidoreductase, which produces MAPDVFAPARLGPVTLRNRTIKAATFEGRTPDGQVTDALVDYHLAVARGGLGLTTVAYLAVAPEGRTHREQIVVGPATQAGLARLADAVHATGAKIAGQVGHAGPVANGRSNGVHALSASRMPSPLSMQLVRSASEADLTRTTRAYVDTARTLVGAGFDVLELHMAHSYLVSSFLAPGLNRRKDRWGGSLENRSRLARQVARAVKDEVGDEVAVTAKVSVSDGFRGGVSTDESLETTALLEADGHLDALQLSGGSSLMNPMYLFRGEAPVAEFAASMPLPVRLGMRTPVGRRFLKEYAFQEAYFWDKALRFRERLALPLTLLGGINRLETMERAMAHGFDFVAMGRALLREPDLVDQLAAGRRTGGACIHCNRCMPTIYSGTRCVVLDPA; this is translated from the coding sequence ATGGCGCCCGACGTGTTCGCCCCCGCGCGGCTGGGCCCGGTCACGCTGCGCAACCGGACGATCAAGGCGGCGACCTTCGAGGGGCGCACGCCGGACGGGCAGGTCACCGACGCGCTCGTCGACTACCACCTCGCGGTGGCCCGCGGCGGCCTCGGGCTGACCACGGTCGCCTACCTCGCGGTCGCACCGGAGGGTCGGACCCACCGTGAGCAGATCGTGGTCGGCCCGGCGACGCAGGCCGGACTGGCCCGGCTGGCCGACGCGGTGCACGCGACCGGCGCCAAGATCGCGGGGCAGGTCGGGCACGCGGGCCCGGTGGCCAACGGCCGGTCGAACGGCGTGCACGCGCTGAGCGCCAGCCGGATGCCGAGCCCGCTGTCGATGCAGCTCGTGCGCTCGGCCAGCGAGGCCGACCTGACCCGCACCACCCGCGCGTACGTCGACACCGCGCGCACGCTGGTGGGCGCCGGCTTCGACGTCCTCGAGCTGCACATGGCCCACAGCTACCTGGTCTCCTCCTTCCTGGCACCGGGGCTGAACCGGCGCAAGGACCGGTGGGGCGGCTCGCTGGAGAACCGCTCGCGCCTGGCCCGGCAGGTCGCCCGCGCGGTCAAGGACGAGGTCGGCGACGAGGTCGCGGTCACGGCGAAGGTGAGCGTGAGCGACGGCTTCCGCGGCGGGGTGAGCACCGACGAGAGCCTCGAGACCACCGCGCTGCTCGAGGCCGACGGCCACCTCGACGCGCTCCAGCTGAGCGGCGGCAGCTCGCTGATGAACCCGATGTACCTCTTCCGGGGCGAGGCCCCGGTCGCCGAGTTCGCCGCCTCGATGCCGCTCCCGGTGCGGCTGGGCATGCGCACGCCGGTGGGCCGGCGCTTCCTCAAGGAGTACGCCTTCCAGGAGGCCTACTTCTGGGACAAGGCCCTGCGCTTCCGCGAGCGGCTGGCCCTGCCGCTGACCCTCCTCGGCGGCATCAACCGCCTGGAGACCATGGAGCGCGCGATGGCGCACGGCTTCGACTTCGTGGCCATGGGCCGCGCCCTGCTCCGTGAGCCCGACCTGGTCGACCAGCTCGCCGCCGGCCGCCGCACCGGCGGCGCCTGCATCCACTGCAACCGCTGCATGCCGACCATCTACTCCGGCACCCGCTGCGTGGTCCTCGACCCGGCCTAG
- a CDS encoding NAD(P)H-dependent amine dehydrogenase family protein has translation MGQVIPEKPLRVVVWSTGTIGRHAIAGVDAHPDLELVGVWTSTPAKDGKDAGELAEMGRELGIRATTDRDALLALAPDAIVHTAMADDRVFECIDDLTAFVAAGINVTSSGPVLLQWPEQILPPEMIATIEDACARGGASMHVNGIDPGFANDVLPLAMTSLSQRIDEVRVFEIADYSTYYQPVVMNDLFGFGKPMDEVGMIFAPGILSMAWGSVVRQIAAGLDLTLDEPLTEEVDRREAEWDVDSVSGAVQQGTMGAVRFQVVGKVDGTPRVVLEHITRTDPEQVPEWEKPPEGADGCYRVRITGEPFMQVDFTHHGEHGDHNVSGMITTAQRLINALPAVVAAEPGIVRAVDLPLVTGRGLVAR, from the coding sequence ATGGGTCAGGTCATCCCGGAGAAGCCCCTGCGCGTGGTCGTCTGGTCGACGGGCACCATCGGTCGGCACGCGATCGCGGGCGTCGACGCGCACCCCGACCTCGAGCTGGTCGGCGTGTGGACGAGCACCCCGGCCAAGGACGGCAAGGACGCCGGCGAGCTGGCCGAGATGGGCCGGGAGCTGGGCATCAGGGCGACCACCGACCGCGACGCGCTCCTCGCCCTGGCGCCCGACGCGATCGTGCACACCGCGATGGCCGACGACCGGGTCTTCGAGTGCATCGACGACCTCACGGCGTTCGTGGCGGCCGGGATCAACGTGACCAGCAGCGGGCCGGTGCTGCTGCAGTGGCCCGAGCAGATCCTGCCCCCGGAGATGATCGCGACCATCGAGGACGCCTGCGCGCGCGGCGGGGCGAGCATGCACGTGAACGGGATCGACCCGGGCTTCGCCAACGACGTGCTGCCGCTGGCCATGACCAGCCTGTCGCAGCGCATCGACGAGGTCCGGGTCTTCGAGATCGCCGACTACTCGACCTACTACCAGCCGGTGGTGATGAACGACCTGTTCGGCTTCGGCAAGCCGATGGACGAGGTCGGCATGATCTTCGCGCCGGGGATCCTGTCCATGGCCTGGGGCAGCGTGGTCCGCCAGATCGCGGCCGGGCTGGACCTCACCCTCGACGAGCCGTTGACCGAGGAGGTCGACCGCCGCGAGGCGGAGTGGGACGTGGACAGCGTCAGCGGCGCCGTGCAGCAGGGCACGATGGGCGCCGTCCGCTTCCAGGTCGTCGGCAAGGTCGACGGCACCCCGCGCGTGGTGCTGGAGCACATCACCCGCACCGACCCGGAGCAGGTCCCCGAGTGGGAGAAGCCGCCGGAGGGCGCCGACGGCTGCTACCGGGTGCGCATCACCGGCGAGCCGTTCATGCAGGTCGACTTCACCCACCACGGCGAGCACGGCGACCACAACGTCAGCGGCATGATCACCACCGCCCAGCGCCTGATCAACGCGCTGCCCGCGGTCGTGGCCGCCGAGCCCGGCATCGTCCGCGCCGTCGACCTGCCCCTGGTCACCGGTCGCGGCCTGGTCGCGCGGTGA